CAaggaaatattacaaaaataaatactgtgtaATACATTTCTTCTATGTCTCAAATGTCTGAAAATCTGCATTGTGCAAGACTTTCAGGAAAACTATGCTgtcaaaaaacagatttttgtgTTTCCATTAGCAGAGCATAAAGGTCAAAAGTCTAGGACGACCCGTTTGACAGGACTTTGCACTCCATGGGATCGTGGGAACTAAAAATAATATCTTTCTTTAAACACGACTGAAGTTCAAGTATTTGCTCTGAAACATTAGAATATATAtgttaaaacagaaaatgacaCATTCTGGTTAAAAACTTAAGACgcaagaaaatatatattgtatttaccATGTTAAACTACCTCCATACCTTGAGGTTTTGTGATGCTTCGTGTATGGAGCAGACAGTGTGGTTGCTGTGTAATCTGGAGTTCTTGCACTTGGTGCAGAGAGGCCTCTGATCCTTTATGCAGAACAGAGTAAGAGCTTCACGGTGTATACTGCAGAGCCCCTCCATTTCCACTGACATCCGCCGGTTCCGCTCCTTCAGTACCGCCTGACACATGTTGTGCAGCACGACGTTCACCGGAGGCTCAGGAGTGGAGGACACGGTCCTGCAGATAGGACACTCTAGAGCTCCTCGCTGCTGCCAGAAGGTGTGCAGGCAGCTCTTACAGATGCTGTGGGAGCAGGCCAGGAGTAAAGGCTCCCTGAAGATGTCACAGCACACAGGACAGGAGAAATCATCTTCAGTCAGAGAGGGTCTGGAATCCATGTTGTCACACGTAGAGACAGTCGAGCATCTATCTCTCCTGGTAGCCTTCTGAGATTTATCCTAAATACAGAGCTGTGGGGTGGAGCTAGTGTGAACAGTcacactggacacacacacacacacacacacacacacacacacacacacacacacacacacacagagagagaaagagagagagagagagagagagactcagagctGTTCGTTCTGTGTTTTTCTAACTTTCTAATGTTTAGCATTATTAGATTCATGTTACAACTGTTTAAAAAACAGTTCATTTAGAGATTAAAATTACTGCAAAAATAGAAGTATTTAAATCAACATAATGTTTGAATTCTTAAAGATATAACCAaaatttaagtaatttaattaatataaattgaaTTTACATAACAAgttaatgtatatttaattaatcaaaGCAAAAGCTACTTCATGTTTCATGATAAACCTGTAACAGAATTTGACATCTTAACTCCAGAAATGTCTATTTCCGGCCTGAATGTGAAGTTTGTTTGTAGTAACATGCTAGAGTATTTCAGATTCCTTTCTATTTTTAACCCATGAGTGTTGTCTTTGACTCTTCCATGTCAAAGATTATAAACAATCACATCTAAGATCATATAGAACACCGTTTTTGTGTCACGATCTGGAGGCCTACGTGCAAATGATATGGCATGTATGAAATGTTGACAGGAGACATATTTTGAGAATGGAACAGTGAGATTAATTGTCAAGATAACTTGATAAATGAGCTTTGTGACaataaaaaatcatttctaCAACCTGAATTTTTGCTCAGATGTTGCCTGAATTCAGAGTAAAAATGCTCGCATAATAGATGTGGAAATCAGTAATACTGAAGTTATAAACCTATCTGTATAAGGTTTTGTTTCTGTAAACAATTCTGCATTATCTGATTTGGCTAAGTAGAATCTGATAAGATTTAATTGAAGgtttagtgtttaaaaatatatatttttgtctgtGTCTAAAATACCAGCTAAAAGTTAAAGTTGTTAACTTGTAATATCTGCTCAAGGGTGTGAATTAGCGAATATTTTTAGAGTGGCTAAATTAAAGAGCAGATACAGTCTGGTCCATAactatttggacagtgacacagttttcataattttgcctctgtaaaccaccacaacggatttgaaatgaagcaatcacgatgtgactgaagtgtagactttcagctttaattcaaggggcctcacaaaaatattgcattaaccgtttaggagttacagccatttttttttacgtaaTCCCTACATTTTGAAAGGCTCAAAAGTAagtggacaaactaacataattacaggaataaggattatttttaatacttggagtATTCAaattctttgcagtcaatgattgCTTGacgtctggaacccatggacatcaccaaatgctgagtttcctcccttgagatgctttgccaggcctttactgcagccacctttagttactgcttgtttgtgggactttctgccttcagtcttgtcttcagtaagtgaaagacatgctcaactgggttgagatcaggtgactgactctgccatttaagaacatttaatttatttgccttaagaagctatTGGGTTGCTTtggtggtatgttttgggtcattattcaTTTGTACTTTGAAGTGCTGTCCTaccagttttgcagcatttgactgaatctgagcagaaagtatagctctatacagttcagaattcatcctgctacttctagtCACATCGTCAGTAAACATCAGTCAGTACATGCCCATCAGTACATGCGCATGCCATAACACAGCCTCTACGtctgtttgacagatgatgtatCAACTACAAAACACAGGGACAATGACCAGATATTGGATTTAGCACTTTATTCAAGAATAAATAGCCAAGAAAAGTAAGCAATTTACAAGTCATGTCACAATCAATGACTGCTCCACACAAGGCAAAATAATGTAAAGATTACAGTAATAAGACAATTAACTGAAACGTAATTGAATGATTTGTCTTCAGCTTGAAaattttttgtctgattaaatTACTGAATGGATTGCTCATCAAACTGAAAGCAGCAGAGTAGCTTTCTGGCTTAGACATAGTTCCCACACCACAGTAATGgtctttatttttacttgcaATTAATTCAGAGCAACAAGAATATCCCAACCTCTGGAAACACTCAATACTCTCCTGCTTGGTCACTTTAAATCAGGGGTGTGAATCATGGATCAATGGACCTTGGACTGGGACTGGCCCAATAAAGGTTATAATCTGGCCCaccaaatgaatttagaatccaaattaattttatccattttaaattaatccattttaaatgaatcCATTTTAATCCAAGTTAAAATGGTTTTGTGGACTGTAATTAAAttgaacattttacaaaaagaaCTAGGGCCATAAGCTCAGGTACAGACAAAAGGTGCTAATGATATGTAATTCTTTATTAGCAAACTAAAAATTTGATGGTGTAATTATGTCACTTTAcaaaagaactaatttaggAGTTTCACAGgaatgggggtgaatacttatgcaaggcatcTATATATTTCCTTCACTCTGTGCAAGGCAGGAGAGTTTACCCTGAGGGAgctgccagtccatcacagggcaccaccaacacactcatacacacctaggggcaatttagtataGCCAAAACACCTAGCTGCATGTTTATGATGAACAGTGGAAGGAAACAGAAGAACTGATGCAAACATGGAGAGACCATACTAAACTCCATCCAGGtaataacctgagctcagtcTCAAACCCATGACAgcggagctgtgaggcaacaatACTACCCACTATGCTAACGGGTAGCATTGTCTTCTCAtaataaattgcccctaggtgtgaatgagtatatgagtgtgtgtgtgtgtgtgtgtgtgtgtgtgtgtgtgtgtggtgctgttttaCATGAAAGGTACATGATTCACTGCATGATTCACTGCCACATCATTTGCTAGTTGGATAATCACATGAatgatatatatgtgtatatagatatatatgtatatatatgtatatatatatatatatatatatatatatatatatatatatatatatatatatatatatatgtgtgtgtgtgtgtgtgtgtgtgtgtgtatgtatgttaaaatagcatttaaatTAAGACAGCTTTAGTAAATTCTGCCTGAGTTTAGTGCTGTCTGTTATTATCTAACTCTGTATCTGAATGGGCATTGAAGATTTTGCTGGTAATATTCTCAGAGGATGGAGTTTGCAGTGGCTGTAAAAGTAAGGGAAAACTCTCTCCTTAAAAGATTGTTTGAAGATGTGCAGACAGGTGTTACGGGCTGAGTCAGTGAAGATCACCTTGCCCTTGTTAAAGTCCACCTGCACCCTGATCCTCTTGATTGCCTTGTTAACCTGCAGTGGGGTCAGGACCTCTGGTGCATATCCTTTACCATATTTGCCATTAGAGAAACCTATATACCATATACCAAACCGTGAGAGGTTCTCTCTTTGCTTACACACAGACTCTGAGATGACTCCCACAGCCCAGGCTGTGTTGTCTCCAACCTCGACATCCCACCAGTGTGTGCCTGAATTAAAGCCCTCAGAGCCTATGACACTCACATAACCCTCAAACCTCTCTGAGTTATCAGGAAGCTGCTGAAGCTCGCCTTTATAAGCCACCGTGATCAGATCATCAGACACTATGAGGCCAGCGTGGGCAGTGTTGGGGTCTAGTGCAACAGGGGCTAAAGTGAAAAAGAAGACAGAGATGGTGAGATTGGtctatgatcttttttttttaacttgcaaTAATggtaacacatttttaaaaagtgaaaactgaATTACAaaatcagtaatagtttcatatTTTTAGTGCATCATGCTTAGTACTCACTGTATTGTACAAAGCTGTGCATCTTCTCCGACACTTGGAAGCTCAGGTTGCTCAGATGCTTTGCCACATTGATCAGAACTCCAGATAATTTCTCTGGATTTTCTAGTTTAGCTTGAGTTCTAGAAGAAAATTCAGAAATTTAGAAAGGCATGGAGTGTAGTTAGTTTGTGTGAGAATAAAGgaggagacaaaaaaacagtCTGGTTTACTCACCTTTCAAGTGAAGTGTTGTAGTTCTACAAATCAAGAAATATAAATTGAATGTTAATTGTGCCAAAAGAACAAATGAACTAAACAATAATTTCACAAGTGGTAGCTGAAACAAATGCTGTTTTACCAAAAGAAATAGCAAATCTTCTCCTTGCATCTGTTTCTCAGTGGCTTTGATGGTGTCCAAGACGCTGGCTATTTGAATTGTGATCTTGTCAATCTTTTTCTTCACTGTTTGACTtctctgctcctcttcctctttcagtgctgttattctagCCTCCTCTTCATCCCAGAGAAACTGGTGAAGCTTTTCAAATTCCCTCCTGATGACTGCCTCTGTGTTTTGACTCTGCTTCTAGAGAGATATACAGCATATATACTGAGTTGTCAGTTATCATGTACAGCTATCATGTAGGGGCACATTGTGACCAACTGTGTAACCATCCTAATTTGTCAGCCACTCTTCATGCTGTCCTAGTGGGTGTAGTTGTCTTTGATTGAAATTAGTAACATACGCTTGAAGTCATTTTAGTCCTCACCTTAATGTGTGCTCCAGTATTAACACAGGATTGTTTGAAGTCCTCATAGATTCTAATCTTCTCATGTAAGGGCTTCAGTTTCATCTGGAGTACCTGCTGCATGGGGGAAGCAAGGAAATATTACACTGTGCATAAGGTGTCTTGTGATGACCAACCCGATACTACAACTGTGTGACTGAAATTTGTATCTGTATGTCAGTAGCATGCTGCATGTGTATGTAGGAAGTGCATGTATATATGAGCTTGGCACCTTCTGGGGCTCTCAGACCTAACCATCTATTGGTGcacattttgacatttgacatATTAAGTAATAATAACGGCATACTATCTGCATACTATCACATGTGTGTTTTTACAAGTGTTAATTcacatttgtcatttatttcacataggtcaatactgaaatttatataataattatacactTAACTAATTGTTTTTATGTGATTAAATAAAGGAATTATGGAATACACAGGCCAGTGTGAACCAGGcatactgagaaattatactttgAAGTGTTTTAGAAATCTACTTTGTAAAAGTGGAAGCATCCAGccaaaatgtactcaagtgaaagtcaaaaatttgctacttttaaatgtacttggGTATTAAAAAGCAATAAGTacatgtttttaactgatgaaatgaagTTGGACACAGCAGATGATGAATTGGCAAGTGtcttgatagtttttttttatattgatgAATTTGCTTGAatgctttaaactgaaatgataataaaatgtgtggTTATTAGATTAGAGGAGACAAgacctttgagatttgtatgtactttgaaggtctaaataaacatgtaaggagtaaaaagtatgtttttgttgctgttttttggggggaaatttAATTAAGTAACAGTACAATTATTCAATTTCAGTAAAAcacaagtaaagtataaataaccccaaataaaagttaaatatgGTAACAAACTATAATTACTCCCATTTTCCGCTCCTAGTGTGAACATAcctatatattaataattgcagAATGCCATGGAACATATGATACAAGTACAAAATTGGAGTAACCTTTTTCTGTACAGCTGAAATGAATGAGTATGAAGTTTAGATTTGAATTTATATGTATGTTTCAGTTTCACTTTATCAAGCTTGTGGCTGTTTCATGGGTTGCTGGTTGTTAATACACTGGTCACTCGTTGCTTCTGGTTACATTACACCAGTGTCAATTGTTTTGGTCATTGTATTAACTATAGGATATAAGTGTATTTGCCTGATATATGGTGAAGTGGTTTGCAAACCATGCAGCATGTGGGACTGAAAAAATACTCAAGGTAACTAAACACTTTATATGAGTGAATCTGCcactgtgtattgtgtaagcttcttaataatattttactgtCAAATACTGCTTTCTGTGAGAGAAGCTATTAATCTGGGAGGACCTGTTTAACAGAACATTTGACCTGTCAACTACAGATTATGTGTTTCCTTTAAAGAATGACTTAAGTACACATTCCTTCTGTGAAACAGACTACTACTAAGAAATAGTAAACCAtctattaaactattaaaccggcaacataaatatatattggaATGTGTATTGTATTTACCATGTTAATCTTGAGAAACTACCTCCATACCTTGAGGTTTTGTGATGCTTCGTGTATGGAGCAGACAGTGTGCCTTCTGTGTAATCTGGAGTTCTTGCACTTGGTGCAGAGAGGCCTCTGATCCTTTACGCAGAACAGAGTAAGAGCTTCACGGTGTATACTGCAGAGCCCCTCCATTTCCACTGACATCCGCCGGTTCCGCTCCTTCAGTACCGCCTGACACATGTTGTGCAGCACGACGTTCACCGGAGGCTCAGGAGTGGAGGACACGGTCCTGCAGATAGGACACTCTAGAGCTCCTCGCTGCTGCCAGAAGGTGTGCAGGCAGCTCTTACAGATGCTGTGGGAGCAGGCCAGGAGTAAAGGCTCCCTGAAGATGTCACAGCACACAGGACAGGAGAAATCATCTTCAGTCAGAGAGGGTCTGGAATCCATGTTGTCACACGTAGAGACAGTCGAGCATCTATCTCTTCTTCTTAGTTTTTTCCTAAATACAGAGCTGTGGGGCGGAGCCAGTGTGAACAGATCGGAGCCAGTGTGAGCAGATCTCAGACGTATGCAAAAATGCAAAGCTTTTTGGCTAGTTGCTTTCTGGAAGACTAACATTCTTGTTTTCCCCATTATATTCATAATACATGATAATTAGTTTTTTAACTGAGTGGGAACTCAAATTAAGTATCAAATTATATAAGTTGacaataaatttaaattctATTTCTAAAttgaatttatattatttattcatatatttttagtCCATATTTTTGAATACCAGTTTCGATGTTTTTACATACAGCCCAATCTGCTGCTaagtcagaaaaaaatacacaagatCAACACTGGAAAAGTGTATTTACATTGTGAACATGAACTTTATTTGTGTAAACTGGCTTAAATACTTCACATTCCTTGCTATTTTTTACAACTTGAGTGTTGACTGACTTTTTCCTGTCATTGAGTACAATTAatcacatacatatacatgtataagCTGATCTGGACGCCTACGTGCAAATGACAAGGCATGTTTAAAATGCTGACAGGGGACATATTTTGAGAACAGAACAGATTAATTGTCAAGATAACTTGATAAATGTGCATTGCAACTTATCATTTGTACTCACTGAACTTTTTCTCAGGAGTTGTCTGAACTTTGGCCAAGATATTAAATTAAGTATTTAAATCTGTACTAATTTAAGAGTACATCAACTTATAGATGTGGCAATCAAAAATATTGAGTTTATGAACAGAACACCAACATCTCTAGAAATGCAAAGCAGCAAAAAAGCATGTGATAAATGTGTCAAAGGTCACAGTGTCTCAGGCACATATTCATATAAGATGAATTCATACATTCTAACTCTTAACAGTTTTTAGATCATCTCAGTTGTAAAGTTCTTTGAGTAGGTTGTTTTGTTTCtaagcagatttttttccagCTCATTAAATATTCCAGACTTGAAATGCTGATATTTTCCCTTGATTTCCCTGACTGCTCACTTGTACGACCTCACACAGGTTCCTTAAAACGATTAGAGAGACTTAGGTTTTGAGAATATTATTCTCCAAACTTTACTCTTTATGTATAGTGGGgcccaaaagtctgagaccacacttgaaaatatgggatttttttaaaataaaaaataaaactggaaataaacagaaaattttaGACTTTTGAaagttctaaaataaaaaaaggaagtgtGCAATATTGTGactattcaatattcaagatgtttGGCCAATTTCTAGATCACTATTTAagtgtaagcaaatttgtgatatgaccatgttaactcctttgtacaaaaggtcagatttttcgTGAGTCTTATGCCTtccactgaagcatgtgttcagacaacactctGGTGGATTTGgtctaaaatggatcatcaggttttacaaaaacttgtggagtccatatcagctcgagtgcacacttaCATTAAGGCAAAAAAGGGAACAtatcaaatactaagaaactctgaaattcatgtacatatttctaagattctacttttcactcaagttattgctgattatatcatttgtaatgaaaacctttgtgttaaattgaaaaggAATGCCAAACAGAAGCGGTCTCAGATGTTTGGATCCCACTGTATATAGACAGAAATATTGGATTTTCAAAGACATGCCAGATAAAAAATCTAGTAATCCTTATGAATGGGTTTGAATGCTAAACACACTACTAGTAGTGATGTTTGTGTGAGGACAGGTCAGGCTACACAAGCCACTCATGAAGAAGGTAGTCAATGAAGACCTGATAGCAATGCGATTTTAGGTTTGTCACCTTATTTTCTGCTGTAGACTGCTGACTCAgggatcattcattcattcattcattcgtttgtTCATTCGTTCAGCTtcagtttatcctggtcagggtggaggTGGATATGGAGCCTATCGTGGGAACACTCTtctttcacacattcattcacacccagAGGCATTTTACAGTAGCCACTCCCTGaagctacctgctgcaccaccatgacAGCCTCAGAGATGATATTTAAACTATTTTGTTGTGACTTCTCTCATCGCCGGTACATGAGTGTATAAACATAGCACTGGTGAGAACCAGTTAGAAACAGATGGCAATATTGATCATGGTTTGTGGTCAGGGTAGAACTGTAGAAACCTAggaaataaacaggaaacaaaCATGAAAGTTTGCTGAGAATCTCTTGAGatctaaattattatattaaattgaataatttaatgtaataaattagATTAActtatcttttaaaataatggtTTTATAAGTAAACAGAAAATGGTTATATTGTACTACTTTTACTACATCTGTACTTTGTACTACGTTAGTATACAGCTGAGTTCAAatgtttgcacacccttaggattaaatgaagacaaagaatcacaaataacaaaaatgaacCAATAAATGGATcaccaaaggaaaaaaagggtGTGAAAACTCTGTCACCGTGTGTCACAACAGCTCAAGCACATAATCTTATAAGATgaattcatacattttaactCTGAACAGTGTTTGGATCATCTCACTTGTGAAGCTGTTAATATGCCTCTTTGAgttggttgtttttttctatgtattttgtatgtattcATTATGCAGGATACTCAATATtccatactatactgtatataatataccaTTAGTGTACAGTTCAAATAGAGTTCAAatgtttgcacacccttaggaTAAAATAAAGTCAAAGAAATTAAAGTATTACCAATAAGATATTTAGAATGTTATGATTCATAAATGATTATTCTTCAccacaagtaacaaaaaaatataaaattaaaaatatattagttCAAATTAAATCAGTCTGAAAGACTGCAAAAAACGTTTGAATGTGATGTAAATATTCTTGACTAATTTGTACACCAACCATTTGCTTTTATAGCAGACTTCAACATATTTTGTATCCTTTATTAAAGTTCCATATCTAAACCTTGTTTCTGTAAACGAACAGACCAATGGGCAGAATTGTAAAGGGTGGCACTTATTTACTTATCAGAGATTTCATGGCACTTCATACATCGAATGTGCTGCTGTACCATCTATTTGCTTGTACCTGACCTTGATTTAATCACAAGATGCTCACCGAGTTCAGACAGCTGGGCACCAGTAGCCCTGTAGCACCAGTATAGTATAGAAATATCTAGCAAAAGATCTAGCAGTTCAAATCAAAACAGctaaaaaagtgtgtgaaaagTGTGTTGACAACATCTCAAGCACATATTCGCAGAAGGTGGATCCAGATTCCAAATTTTTCATTATGTAGACCACTCAGGGTTTCAGACATTAAAATTTGCTGATGGGATCTCTCTTGATTTTCgtgattttattattgtaatatctCACATAGTTTCTTTCACACGATTAGAACATACTATATAGCAGACAAGTTATGCTACAATTTACTTTCAAAATCATCCTGCTCTCCAAATACTGGCATTGCCTCATTTGCACATATTTAAATAGTATAAGCACCAGAATTAAACATgatggcatgctgttatagtaataaataatccaCAATAAGGTGGTGGGAtgcatcccaaagtgttttattcctcttataccacagtgatttgccaacaattacaatttttaattaataaacaccacATTACACTTTCACTTGTTGGTGGGCCAGagattgattttttattttttacctttttgcatcatgcaacagtcccagtataatgtgtaaatgttgtat
The genomic region above belongs to Pangasianodon hypophthalmus isolate fPanHyp1 chromosome 6, fPanHyp1.pri, whole genome shotgun sequence and contains:
- the LOC113534276 gene encoding E3 ubiquitin-protein ligase TRIM39-like is translated as MDSRPSLTEDDFSCPVCCDIFREPLLLACSHSICKSCLHTFWQQRGALECPICRTVSSTPEPPVNVVLHNMCQAVLKERNRRMSVEMEGLCSIHREALTLFCVKDQRPLCTKCKNSRLHRRHTVCSIHEASQNLKQVLQMKLKPLHEKIRIYEDFKQSCVNTGAHIKKQSQNTEAVIRREFEKLHQFLWDEEEARITALKEEEEQRSQTVKKKIDKITIQIASVLDTIKATEKQMQGEDLLFLLNYNTSLERTQAKLENPEKLSGVLINVAKHLSNLSFQVSEKMHSFVQYTPVALDPNTAHAGLIVSDDLITVAYKGELQQLPDNSERFEGYVSVIGSEGFNSGTHWWDVEVGDNTAWAVGVISESVCKQRENLSRFGIWYIGFSNGKYGKGYAPEVLTPLQVNKAIKRIRVQVDFNKGKVIFTDSARNTCLHIFKQSFKERVFPYFYSHCKLHPLRILPAKSSMPIQIQS